One stretch of Lucilia cuprina isolate Lc7/37 chromosome 6, ASM2204524v1, whole genome shotgun sequence DNA includes these proteins:
- the LOC111675394 gene encoding uncharacterized protein LOC111675394 — MFYCYLKLIILTLFVVNLKGLQSKECYSCEGINCLRTSKVTNKATCVDPVDNCVTVFEGLTVVARGCYSILPEEYRNKCDNLSDTECHKCYKNLCNDRGAISCLQCSSSNNKDCSRASSNLETTRCPISTSPNSYCYTRQTSANVERGCLVDSNEQLKCIADTSCDMCIPDGDVACNRESIDHTESGSKRLTIYSVFILLTWSVLTLL, encoded by the exons atgttttattgctatttaaaactaattatattaaccctttttgttgtaaatttaaagGGTTTACAAAGCAAAGAGTGCTACAGTTGTGAGGGCATCAATTGTTTAAGGACCTCAAAAGTTACGAATAAGGCAACATGTGTCGATCCTGTGGATAATTGTGTAACCGTTTTTGAAGGAT tgACTGTGGTGGCCAGAGGTTGTTATTCAATATTGCCTGAAGAATATCGCAACAAATGTGATAATTTATCCGATACCGAGTGTCATAAATGCTATAAGAATCTATGCAATGATCGAGGGGCCATATCGTGTCTTCAATGTTCTTCATccaat aataAAGATTGTTCTAGAGCCTCTTCAAATCTGGAAACAACTCGTTGTCCTATCTCAACAAGTCCAAATAGTTACTGTTATACTCGCCAAACATCGGCCAATGTCGAACGTGGATGCTTAGTAGATTCAAATGAACAATTGAAATGCATTGCGGACACCTCTTGCGATATGTGTATACCTGACGGTGATGTGGCCTGTAATCGAGAATCAATTGATCATACAGAATCGGGTAGTAAACGTTTAACAATTTATagtgtttttatattgttaacaTGGTCTGTTTTGACCttgttgtaa
- the LOC124420537 gene encoding dentin sialophosphoprotein-like, with protein MQLSVLQISKNTTAPYFSFNKLIFVILLLLQVHVSSVTAERTCHQCRGINCLRTTYEATQKCLNNLDICVTVFDGQTILAQGCLEQLSEELRNKCGVETQTQVFKESNECYKCNENMCNNLASSSFKCIQCDSDNDENCRTNPKSSLTSRCGISRTPNEYCFVRRQGNRVTRGCSYTLEEQKSCLSSSDCMICQPSELNNCNAEEVINDDASTGGEGSDNGSAGGNSGGNVSKSGRTCHQCNGINCLRTTYESTQKCLNDLDICVSVFDGETIQAQGCLEQLSEDLRHKCDTQNLNDTTNCFKCNENLCNNLASNSFECIQCDSKTDENCRKNPKRLLPSRCGISRTPNEYCFVKQEDEHVIRGCAKTLEEQKSCLSSADCMICQPSQLSGCNDIELVIDDSGSDDGGSGNGSGGDGSEDGGSGSGSDGDGGWGSGSDGGNTNGSGSGGSDSDNGGSGSGGEENTGDGGSGTGESDDGSGDNGSESGGTSDRPDNNSSNVKSSHFVIFVVNIMIAFYCI; from the exons ATGCAGTTGTCGGTTCTTCAAATCAGTAAAAATACAACAGCGCcttatttttctttcaataaacTCATTTTTGTGATCCTGCTATTGCTTCAAGTACATGTCAGCAGTGTTACGGCTGAGCGGACATGTCATCAGTGTCGTGGTATTAACTGTCTACGCACTACTTATGAGGCCACACAAAAATGCCTTAACAATTTGGACATTTGTGTAACCGTATTTGATGGAC AAACTATACTTGCTCAAGGTTGTCTAGAACAACTTTCCGAAGAACTGCGCAATAAATGTGGCGTTGAGACACAGACTCAAGTTTTTAAGGAATCTAATGAATGTTATAAGTGTAACGAAAATATGTGCAACAATTTGGCATCAAGTTCATTTAAGTGTATTCAATGTGATTCTGATAAT GATGAAAATTGCCGCACCAATCCAAAGAGTTCATTGACATCGAGATGTGGTATTTCACGGACGCCAAATGAATATTGTTTTGTTAGACGGCAGGGAAATCGAGTGACTCGAGGCTGTTCTTATACATTGGAAGAACAAAAGTCGTGTTTATCCAGCTCCGATTGTATGATTTGCCAACCAAGTGAATTGAATAATTGTAATGCTGAAGAGGTAATCAACGATGATGCTAGTACAGGTGGTGAGGGTTCTGATAATGGTTCTGCTGGTGGAAATTCTGGTGGTAATGTCTCTAAAAGTGGTCGGACTTGTCATCAATGTAATGGTATAAATTGTTTACGCACCACCTATGAGTCAACGCAAAAGTGCCTCAATGACTTGGATATCTGCGTAAGTGTATTTGATGGCg AAACAATACAGGCTCAAGGATGCCTGGAGCAACTTTCCGAAGATTTGCGCCATAAATGTGACACCCAAAATTTGAATGATACAACTAATTGCTTTAAGTGCAACGAAAACTTGTGCAACAATTTGGCTTCGAATTCATTTGAATGTATTCAATGTGATTCTAAAACT GACGAAAATTGTCGTAAGAATCCAAAAAGATTGTTGCCTTCGAGATGTGGAATATCCCGAACGCCTAATGAATATTGCTTTGTTAAACAGGAAGATGAACATGTGATACGGGGCTGCGCTAAAACTTTGGAAGAACAAAAATCATGTTTATCCAGTGCAGATTGTATGATCTGTCAACCTAGTCAATTGAGTGGTTGTAATGACATTGAGCTAGTAATTGATGACAGTGGTTCAGATGATGGTGGTTCTGGAAATGGTTCAGGTGGAGACGGATCAGAAGATGGTGGCTCCGGTAGCGGTTCAGATGGTGATGGTGGATGGGGTAGTGGGTCAGATGGAGGAAACACAAATGGATCAGGCAGTGGAGGATCTGATAGTGATAATGGGGGAAGTGGATCAGGTGGTGAAGAAAACACAGGAGATGGTGGATCGGGTACTGGAGAATCTGATGATGGAAGTGGTGATAATGGTTCAGAAAGTGGAGGAACTAGTGATAGACCTGATAACAATAGCTCCAATGTTAAAAGTtctcattttgttatttttgtggtaaatataatgattgcattttattgcatttaa
- the LOC111675405 gene encoding uncharacterized protein LOC111675405 gives MHSKLIVATAVVLLGLVDYSLANKAKTCYSCEGINCMRTSVATTKTCSDPLDYCVTIFDKFNVIQKGCSYEVPEYLRQRCDANTVECHKCNSDRCNNLGQVQFACIQCDSSKDSNCASSASQMTAQRCGSPTAPNSYCYVKYENGSTKRGCSTTVADQLACYSDANCSLCLAGDISGCNSVDFTPGTRANRL, from the exons ATGCATTCTAAATTGATAGTTGCAACGGCTGTTGTCTTATTGGGTCTTGTGGATTACTCGTTGGCTAATAAAGCAAAGACTTGCTATTCCTGTGAGGGAATCAATTGTATGCGCACCTCAGTGGctacaacaaaaacatgttCGGATCCATTGGATTATTGTGTTACCATCTTTGACAAAT TCAATGTAATACAAAAAGGCTGTTCATATGAAGTGCCGGAGTATTTACGTCAAAGATGTGATGCCAATACAGTGGAGTGTCACAAATGTAATTCAGATCGTTGTAATAATTTAGGACAAGTACAGTTTGCTTGCATACAATGTGATTCCAGTAAG GACAGTAACTGTGCTTCTTCTGCCTCTCAAATGACCGCCCAACGTTGTGGTTCACCCACTGCTCCCAATTCATATTGTTATGTTAAATACGAGAACGGCTCAACCAAACGTGGCTGCTCAACTACGGTAGCCGATCAGCTGGCCTGCTATTCCGATGCCAATTGTTCACTTTGTTTAGCCGGCGACATCAGTGGCTGTAATAGTGTAGATTTTACTCCAGGCACAAGAGCTAATCGTCTATAG